GATCCTGCTCGGCTGTTGTTGGAACAACAGCAAACTGAGCTCCCAAGTCTTGACACTCCGGTATGTTTATTTTAAGAAAAGCACGCtatctttctttttattattgttgGTACTTCATACGCGTCAATCAATTTGGCGGGCTGTACCAAAAACTGGAGGAGTGAAAACTGTTTGATCGACTCGAGCGAATGAGGACACATCAATCGCTAGGTCGTGTAACTTTCCCACGTGGACGAAGCGCCGAGCCTTATTTCTTAGTCGGAATCAATCATGTGGGCTTTCGTTGTCGTTTCATGAACGTAATTGAGCCCAACGCGACCTTGTTGGGCCGACGCGGTGGTAACACGGGCTTCAGCCTATGGTGACTCGTCATTCCATTCCTTTTCCTTCCGGACCAACCACCGAGCTTCCCCCGCGTCTCTCGGAGCAAATACGATCCAGGCTTGCCCGTTCTTCGCTCGCTTGATCCAAAAGTCCCCTGGCGACATCCCTGATCTAGATCTCCTCCGCCTCCCAGCCCTCGTCTCTCCGGTTCTCTCGAACCCTTTTCTCCCTGGATCCACCACCCCCGCGCTTCGATCCCTCCGGACGCCTAGGGTTCCGCTCTCCCACCGTATTCATTCCTGATTGGAATCCTCTTCACCTCTAGCGGAGGAAGAAAGACTTGATATTGGAGGTGAGTTGTCGGTGCTGCTtctgttttttgttttctatttcgtTTCTTGTTTTGAGCCCTAATCTTCAAAGTAGCTGACCTTTTCGTTATCCCCTTTTCACGATTTAGGGTTCGTACCTGAAATAACATCCTCGTCAAGAGCGGAGATTTTTTGAGGTGTAGAATCGATGGAAGCCGATGGCGCAGCCGCTTCGTTTCCCCTGGCAAAGTGGAGAAGCGACTTCTCCAGGGCGTTCCAGCACTACCTGGATAAATCGACTCCTCATATGACTGGAAGATGGCTTGGTACTGTTGGAGTTGCAGCGATCTACTTCCTGCGAGTTTACTTTGTCCAGGGATTTTACATCATCACCTACGGGCTCGGGATCTATCTGCTTAATCTATTGATTGGGTTCTTGTCGCCTCTGGTGGATCCGGAGATTGAAGTTTCGGACGGCCCCGCCTTGCCTACAAAGGGCTCCGATGAGTTCAAACCCTTTGTTCGCCGTCTTCCCGAGTTCAAGTTCTGGTAAACTTTAACCTGTTTTTGCTTCCTCGTCGAAAATTTTCAGGCATTTGCTTTTTTCCTCATTCTGCTTGCTTTGTGTTTATTTGAAATCTGTAAACGTAGATCTGCTTTTCCATAACTCCCCTCAACTTCAGAAAGCAAGATTAACCGTTGGATAACTTGCGATGAGTAAATAGAGTTGTTCTAGCTATATGTACTTCCACAGGGTTGTGAGCCTCTGTTATCCATTGGAATGCGCTACAGAGGAATAAGGAATGTATAGTTTTGATGGTTTTTGGTGATTCCTCCATTGCTTCAGTGACCTTTGGTGCCCCCCTAGCCAAATTCTTATTTTGGTAGCATAAATGGTTATAATGTTATATAGCCAATAATGTTTGATAGATTCCGTGGGATGTGTTTCCATCCTACTCTAACCGTTTAACACTACGCCACGTAATCCTACCTATTTTTTATTGGAAGAGAAATCAGCAAGAATTGAGAAGGATGGAAGGCATATGAGATGGTGGTATTACAAGGAGGCACATGGCTACCACAAATTTGCCTCCCCTTTTGTTCTTCTTCCTCATTTTCCCCGACGATTTAAATTCGTTCACCTGCATTCTTTAGATCCTTTTGTGCAAACTCATGCACCATTCTCCAATCATCAGCCAATCACCATACTTTTGGTCTTATCCTGGGCCAACTTCAGCAGGTTCCCAGGTTTCCGGGCTAATTTTAGCAGACTATGGATTAAGTGCTGACCCAACAATCCGATTCAGTCAATCCATTATTGTTATCTGCCAAGAGTTCCTGAACATTCTCTGTGTATGACTGGGAATattctttttattaataattgTATGTTAATAATCACACATGTAATATTCTCTTTTTCTATTAGCCTGAAGTATCTGCTAGGATGACAAAGAATATTTGTGAACTTACTTGATTTAGCTTTTATATCCTATTTGTTTTCTCGAGGAATAGTGAACATAAGATCAAAGcattccaaatttgcaacaaagaaATATTTACCAcagtttatttttttgttatttggaTATCTGTATTTTTTTTCTCATCATGAGGATTAGGATATCACGTTTTCAAGAGTGTCGGTAAGTCACCGTGAGACCAGAATTGGTCTGTGATGGCGACACAGTTGATGAGGATTTTAGAGCATCCCCAGTAAGCAGAGATGAAAATGGTCAGCGACAAGGGTAGTGGCAAGCAAGTTAACAATCCAGTATCTGATCATGGTGTTAGATTGCGGCCTGGAATCATGTCATCTGACATTTACTTTGGTTTCCAAATCACCCCAATGACCTTAGTTGATAGAGCCCGAGCTTGTTCAAGCCCAAAACTATTATGCAAATGTTATTTTTACCACAAATTTTTGCCCAAGTTATTTGTCTGTGGTCTTGGAGAGGGTTTTTTATCCTGTTTACTCGAGCAATATACAGTTGTGGATGCATGCATGTGTAGACATGCAACCATGCAAGAGACAAATAAAGTGATTGTTTCTTTCTATCTGCAAATATAATCtcttaatttgtattttctaactGTTAGCGATTGTGAACTGTTTTATCTGTTTGTttctatttatattttgtttcTGATGAATTTCTCCAGTCTGTGGTGGAGACTGTGAACTTAACTAGCTGAAATTCATTTTTCCTAGGTATTCCATAACAAAGGCCTTCTGTGTTGCTTTTGCAATGACTTTCTTCTCCGTGTTTGATGTTCCTGTCTTTTGGCCCATACTAGTGTGCTACTGGATTGTTCTTTTCGTCCTAACAATGAAGCGCCAAATTGTACACATGATCAAGTACAAGTACGTCCCATTCAACGTAGGGAAGCAGGTGAACACAATAAAACTTCATGTTGCATCATCTGACTGTTCCACTTTCTTAAAAATGATTTGCATGAGTTCTTTATTATGAGATTCGAATGAATCGGAGCCTTAAGACTCCTAAGGATTGAGATCTAAACACTCGAATAGGGGGGTAAGTAGCTTTAGCTGTATTGTTGAGATCAATAAGCACTTGGCTTTGGAGGCAGCCCAAAAAGTATTTTGTTCTTGTTTTATTTAGGAACCATATGGCTGCGTATTTTTTATGCAGGGTGCTTCAGCTTAAAATTAACTAGCtcgaatacttaaatttttaacctgGTTTTAATGGTTTTGAATCAGAAATATGGAGGGAAAAAGGGTCCTGGAAGCAGCAGTCTGTCCAAGGATTGATGGACGGTAGGAGAAGCCAAGGGCAGGGCACTCGTATATCTAGTAGCATTAATGAGACTGAGATGACTCTCGGTCCGCCGGACCCCTCGAAGGAGGACAGCTATTTGTTCGGACCAGTTATTACCTATGCTTACACATTGTCATCCTCTCACTCTTCTACTTGTTTAGCTAATGTAGCTAATGCTGCCCGTGGTGCTATTGTTTGCACGATAGCTAATGTTTGCAATATTATTATTCAAGATTCCACCAGAGCATAAACTGGTTGATCATGTTATTATGATTAGTAAGATTTCCCGATAAATTGAGGCGCTGTTAACTCTGTCCATCTTCCATCGATCGATCAGGAAAAAATGAAGCTGGCTTCACCTGCTGGACCGATGAGCAGTAGTACTTTTGGAAGATGATTTTTATATGGTCAGTAGTTTGCTCATTTCCATTTGTTCAGCACGATCAAGAGAAAGAGGTGCGGGCCCCAACATTAGTCTTTGGAATAGGTGAGTCACAAGTATGGTTCTTTCCTTCCTTTTTGGGTTACGAAAGTGACTTAAGATAGACGAGAACAAAGTATCATTAAAAGACATATTCTGCTGAAGGAGGATCTCACATTCTAAAATAAATCCAAACTTCGGTGGCATGCAGATCTCCTGAAAAGCAATCGGAATTCGCAAGGGCAGCAGATCTCCATGAAGAGATGATGCTTGGATAACTCCATCCCGAGGCACAAGAGACCAAAAGATGGATGGATTCTGCTTTAATTtcataataagtaaataaaagagGAAGATGAATTAGTAGTGTGGAAATCTCAATTAAAATTTCCAAATCACTGCCTTTTTCTTTTAAGAATCAAAAGATGGATCCTCGTCTTTTAGAATTCTTTCTAATGAATCTcccttctttcccccttttggtTGGTAGTTAAGAGTATACGGGCTGACAGCAGCTATCATACAACCTCGGCCGTAAGTGTTATTTTTGGGTGCCACAAGAGAGGTATGTATACTCGCTAAAAAGTGGTTGGTCAAGGAATCATAGGGGGTGCTCGAGAAGCCTAATTCTTGCAGTGGTAGCAAAGCCTCCACCGACCGCTGGATCGACGTACAGCTAATTCTTGTGCTTTACACTTTCAACAAAGGGGGAGCACTAATTATTACTCTCATGTGCGGAAGGCCATCAGACGCTCTGGATGAGGACGGATCTCATAGGAGGGAGACAGCTCCTTGATCCAATCCCTAGTTTAATATTTATTCTCCTCACAGTCAGTCACCTCTTTCTAAgtaaaagtaaataaataaataaataaaagagtttTAAATTTCAAAGCCTAAATCTGAACCGTGGAATGCCATTTCATTACATCCATGCAGCAATCGAGACAGGCGAGGCAGGAGACCGACCGACCGGCCACATGAATCCCAGTTGCGATGCCAGGCTTTTCGATTTGAAAACCACATGTGTCTCCTCCTCCGTGTTCATCTAACGCTCACAGGATGAGCATCACATGGGCCTCCTCCTCTCCTGTTTTATATATGCACAcacctctctcgctctctcgacTGTTCATCACTGTAAACTTAGCCCAAGGCTCATGATAGCTGGGGGACCTACTAAGAGGCTCGCGTTCCGCCTTTGGAACTTGTCTCGGTTCGAAGGAGCCACGCCACTTGGTACCTCTCCGGTCTCACACCTCCACTCGGAGATGATCTCAAGACGCAAAATCTGACTTGCCCTCATCATCCCTTGTGAATCTACACCACGGTCGATTTAAGATTTGTATCTCCGTTTGGGATTAGGGGCATCGGGTACTCGTGTCCGCGGCAATTCTCTAGGCTACGGTGGAGCAAACGGAACATAAGAAGAAGACGCCAAGAGCGAGCaagggtgatgatgatgatgatgaacaagGAGAGTGAGGACAAATGGCGCTTGGGTTGTGCACCCATGATTTCTCAGTCAAAAACTAGTCAGACGTGATCTGATGAAACGACATGGTCAGAtgggtggttggatttgaaactgcGCCCCTGAGCGATCCGACTCACATGCAGCGTTCATAGATTTGTGCTAATCGAAGCCCAGCCTGCGTCGTCTAGTCATCAATGTTGGATccccacacactctctctctctctctctctctctctctcatccacaTTTTCTGAAACGCATGTCAagtctttttctttctcatttttttcCTAATTTAAAAGACAGCATTTCTTTTGGGGGGGTTTCTGTAGCCTCTCAAAATTCAATCTGCACAATAAATAATGTTGCCTTCGACCAACACTTTGCAGCCACTCCagattttgagagagagagagagagagagagagagagagagaatcaaggAAGGAGAAaggagtatatatatacatatgtatatatagctTTTGGGTGGGTAAAGGTTGGAGTCTTTTTTTGGGATCCAAGAGGTTCTTGGTGGGTGCAACCTCTCTGAGGGCTTCGTTCTCCGCCAATTGGTGTTTTGTTTCCATCTGAGCCGAGCAAAAGGGAGGAAATTTTCTTTTGGAAGGaagaaagaacaaagaaaacGATTTGATTCGATCGATCGATGTTTCTTTGGCGGACGAAAGCGATGAACTAACAAAAGTGGAAGGTAAGTCGGTTTGCCTTTTGCGATCACCCTCGTCGCCCATATCCCGACTCTCCCTCGGTTCTTGAGAATCCTCGAGAAATCTACATCCTCCTGCCTCCGTCGGAGGAGGAAAAGAAAGCGAGAGAAAATGTGGATGGAGCGAAAAAGATGGCCACCCCTTTCTTGTTCTTCGCTGATGTCTGCCATGCTTTTTCTTGTTTCTTGATCACAGAGTCTCATCCGCTTCAGATTCTTGAGAAACCTAAGCTGGCTGTCGGCTTCGGAGGGAAGGCGGAAGGCTTGAATGGAGACATCTGTAATCTTCCCTGATTcatagggaggaggaggaggagagagagaagcGCTTTCCTTGGATCGCGTTCTCTCCGGATCTAGTTAATATCAAAGACTGCATCTTTGATTGATGCGGTTCAAATGCCAAGAACTCCCTTTTGATTCAAGCTTCGCCCGGCGGTCTCTCCTGATCCTGCTGCAATCCCCCGTACTTTCGGATCCGTGTCTAACGAAGAAGGGGTGGGCGAAATGCCGCTTAAGAGCCTCGTCCGCGAGCTGAAGGAGATGCGGGACGGCATGGGGAGCACGCCCaggagaggaggaggcggcggcgtagGAGGTGGAGCCCCCGCCACCGAAGGGATGATGTACGGGCACAGCCGTGGAGATGCCCGGCATCAGTGGTCCGGTCGACTGGAGCCGGAGCAACAGCAAGGGAGGTGGGCGAACCTTCCGCCGGAGCTGCTGTTGGATGTCATCCGGCGGGTGGAGGAGAGCGAGGTGTTGTGGCCGGCGAGGAAACATGTGCTGGCGTGCGCCGCAGTGTGCCGTTCGTGGCGGGACATCACGAAGGAGGTGGTCAAGACCCCCGAGCAATGTGGCCGGATCACCTTCCCCATCTCCCTCAAGCAGGTTGCCTTCCTCTCCCATCTCCTTCATCTTACATTTAGCTTCCAGGCTCACATAGCCTGCGCTTTCTTCCTCTGAAAACTTCGATGGTTCCAATCTTTGTTTTAAATCTCGGCTCGTTTGTTTGAGATTAGCCTGGGCCTCGAGACACTCCAATCCAATGCTTCATCCGAAGGGAGCGAGCGACGTCGACCTTCCTCTTGTTCCTCGGTCTGAGCCCATGTAAGCCATTTTCTCTGTTCCTTGCTCTTTGTTTCAGAAACGATCCTGTTGTGAATGAATACTTCTCGTGATCTCGTTCTTGCATCGCCCAATTTGTCGAAATTTACTTGTGATTTGTCATCACTACTACGGAATTGCTTCCATCAGTTTCTTGAACGATTCATTCATGCGTAAAATTGCCGACTTCGTCAAACCAGAACAAGTCAAGCATGGTGGAGTGGGTGTGGGTAGCAGAGTTGGATTGCTATGCATAACTTGCACATGGTAATGTTGGTCACCATCTTTGATCCTTGCAGCACTGCAAGGACAGAATGACAAGCTTTTGCTGGCAGCACGCAAGATCAGACGCGCAACCAGCACCGACTTTGTGATCTCGCTGACCGCTGATGATTTCTCTCGAGCTAGCAGTAGCTATATTGGAAAAGTGAGGCAAGTGATCTCCTCTGCTTTCACTCCGAATCGCATCATCTACTCCTTGCTGATTCCCTTACTGCCTTTTTGGGATCTTCTCCAGGTCAAACTTTCTGGGAACCAAGTTCACCGTCTATGATAGCCAGCCTCCTCATGACGCTGCAATGTCTTCGAGCAACCGTTCCACTCGAAGGATCCACTCCAAGCAAGTTTCGCCGAGAGTGCCTGCCGTCAATTATGGCATCGCTTCCATCTCTTACGAACTTAACGTCCTGCGAACTCGAGGGCCGAGGAGAATCCAGTGCACGATGCGCTCGATTCCCATCTCCTCCATCCAGGAAGGTGGGAGCGTCCCAACGCCCACGAGTTTCCTTCACCCCATTATTAGCCAACGAGTCTGCTGCAGCTTAGCGGTGGCAAAGGGCAAGCAACCTGCGATAGATGTCTCTTCCACCCCTGCAAGTGCACCTGTCCGGACTAATGGGGAGCCACTCGTTCTGAAGAACAAAGCCCCCAGATGGCATGAGCAGCTTCAGTGCTGGTGCTTGAACTTTAGAGGACGAGTCACAGTGGCTTCCGTCAAGAATTTCCAGCTCGTGGCAGCTGTGGATCCTTCCTACGGCGTTTCTCCGGCAGAACAAGAAAAAGTGATTCTCCAGTTTGGGAAAATAGGAAAGGACATTTTCACCATGGATTATCGCTATCCCCTCTCTGCGTTTCAGGCATTTGCGATTTGCTTGACAAGCTTTGACACTAAGCCAGCATGTGAATAGCGATAGGTACCCAACCATTTCCCCTGTTCTCTCCCGGATGTCTACTTCCTTCCTCAATATTC
The window above is part of the Musa acuminata AAA Group cultivar baxijiao chromosome BXJ2-6, Cavendish_Baxijiao_AAA, whole genome shotgun sequence genome. Proteins encoded here:
- the LOC103987349 gene encoding protein RER1A; amino-acid sequence: MEADGAAASFPLAKWRSDFSRAFQHYLDKSTPHMTGRWLGTVGVAAIYFLRVYFVQGFYIITYGLGIYLLNLLIGFLSPLVDPEIEVSDGPALPTKGSDEFKPFVRRLPEFKFWYSITKAFCVAFAMTFFSVFDVPVFWPILVCYWIVLFVLTMKRQIVHMIKYKYVPFNVGKQKYGGKKGPGSSSLSKD
- the LOC135614582 gene encoding tubby-like F-box protein 5 — encoded protein: MPLKSLVRELKEMRDGMGSTPRRGGGGGVGGGAPATEGMMYGHSRGDARHQWSGRLEPEQQQGRWANLPPELLLDVIRRVEESEVLWPARKHVLACAAVCRSWRDITKEVVKTPEQCGRITFPISLKQPGPRDTPIQCFIRRERATSTFLLFLGLSPSLQGQNDKLLLAARKIRRATSTDFVISLTADDFSRASSSYIGKVRSNFLGTKFTVYDSQPPHDAAMSSSNRSTRRIHSKQVSPRVPAVNYGIASISYELNVLRTRGPRRIQCTMRSIPISSIQEGGSVPTPTSFLHPIISQRVCCSLAVAKGKQPAIDVSSTPASAPVRTNGEPLVLKNKAPRWHEQLQCWCLNFRGRVTVASVKNFQLVAAVDPSYGVSPAEQEKVILQFGKIGKDIFTMDYRYPLSAFQAFAICLTSFDTKPACE